The following coding sequences lie in one Halorarum halophilum genomic window:
- a CDS encoding mandelate racemase/muconate lactonizing enzyme family protein, with the protein MAAIDARIREFSLPLRSPLGTANGEISTRRVALVVLEGETPDGAPLRGVGEAAPLPPWTEDYGTCRDALFDARDALRRGEDVALDDLPAAARHAVTLANADAEARREEVPLSAWLAERSIGDGEPAETVPVNATVGDGSVDETVAAAESAIADGFDCLKLKIGARDLDGDLDRLRAVRAAIGDDVALRADANGAWDRDDAERAVDALADLGFEYVEQPVPAGDHAGLAALRGRGVDVALDESVNGSGAWPEPIRDHADVVVLKPMAQGGPGAAVGLARHLRSRGVDPVVTTTIDAAVARTAAVHVAATIPDVAACGLATGDLLVEDVAADPVPVVDGYVDVPDGPGLAGAAFDEL; encoded by the coding sequence ATGGCGGCCATCGACGCCCGAATCCGCGAGTTCTCGCTCCCGCTCCGGTCGCCGCTCGGCACCGCGAACGGCGAGATATCGACGCGGCGCGTCGCCCTCGTCGTCCTCGAGGGCGAGACGCCGGACGGGGCGCCCCTCCGCGGCGTCGGCGAGGCCGCGCCGCTCCCGCCGTGGACCGAGGACTACGGGACGTGTCGGGACGCGCTGTTCGACGCCCGGGACGCGCTCCGTCGGGGCGAGGACGTCGCGCTCGACGACCTTCCGGCGGCCGCCCGGCACGCCGTCACGCTCGCCAACGCCGACGCCGAGGCGAGACGCGAGGAGGTCCCGCTATCGGCGTGGCTCGCCGAACGGTCCATCGGCGACGGCGAACCGGCCGAGACAGTCCCCGTCAACGCCACCGTCGGCGACGGGTCGGTCGACGAGACGGTCGCGGCGGCCGAGTCGGCCATCGCGGACGGGTTCGACTGCCTCAAACTCAAGATCGGCGCGCGCGACCTCGACGGCGATCTCGACCGACTCCGGGCCGTTCGCGCGGCCATCGGCGACGACGTCGCGCTCCGGGCGGACGCCAACGGCGCGTGGGACCGCGACGACGCCGAGCGCGCGGTGGACGCGCTCGCGGATCTCGGCTTCGAGTACGTCGAACAGCCTGTGCCCGCGGGTGACCACGCCGGGCTCGCCGCCCTGCGGGGTCGCGGCGTCGACGTCGCGCTCGACGAGTCGGTGAACGGGAGCGGGGCGTGGCCCGAACCGATCCGGGATCACGCCGACGTGGTCGTGTTGAAGCCGATGGCCCAGGGCGGACCGGGGGCGGCGGTGGGGCTCGCCCGACACCTCCGTTCTCGGGGCGTGGACCCCGTCGTCACCACGACCATCGACGCCGCCGTCGCCCGGACCGCGGCGGTCCACGTCGCGGCGACGATTCCGGACGTCGCGGCCTGTGGGCTCGCGACCGGCGACCTGCTCGTCGAGGACGTGGCGGCCGACCCGGTCCCCGTCGTGGACGGCTACGTCGACGTGCCAGACGGCCCCGGACTCGCCGGCGCGGCGTTCGACGAGCTGTGA
- a CDS encoding 1,4-dihydroxy-2-naphthoate polyprenyltransferase, with protein MSTRTQEVSRGRAWLMAARPQTMPAAVSPVVVGTGLALGRGVFAPLPALVALLGAVLIQIGTNFANDYYDAVQGADTEDREGFTRVTAGGLIEPAEVKRAMWLTFAAAIVVGAYLVAVGGLPILIIGLLSVAAGVAYTGGPYPLGYHGLGDLFVFVFFGLVAVTGSYYVQAAAALGVEFLTLVPSAELVPPAAIVASLPVAAICTDILVVNNVRDVEEDTRTGKRTLAVRFGYGFSRAQFVLLLGLAYAVPVALAVTTDDLATLLPLLTLPYAATLTRTVLTETTGDALNPALERNGKLLAAFSALFAIGLAV; from the coding sequence ATGAGCACTCGGACCCAGGAGGTCTCCCGCGGTCGGGCCTGGCTGATGGCCGCCCGGCCCCAGACCATGCCGGCCGCGGTCTCCCCCGTCGTCGTCGGCACCGGCCTCGCGCTCGGCCGGGGCGTCTTCGCGCCGCTCCCGGCGCTCGTCGCGCTGCTCGGCGCCGTCCTCATCCAGATCGGGACGAACTTCGCGAACGACTACTACGACGCGGTCCAGGGCGCCGACACCGAGGACCGGGAGGGGTTCACCCGCGTCACGGCTGGGGGGCTCATCGAACCCGCCGAGGTGAAGCGCGCGATGTGGCTCACCTTCGCCGCGGCCATCGTCGTCGGCGCCTACCTCGTCGCCGTCGGCGGCCTCCCCATCCTGATCATCGGCCTCCTCTCGGTCGCCGCGGGCGTCGCCTACACCGGTGGGCCGTACCCACTAGGTTACCACGGCCTCGGCGACCTGTTCGTCTTCGTCTTCTTCGGCCTCGTCGCCGTCACGGGGTCCTACTACGTCCAGGCGGCGGCCGCGCTCGGCGTCGAGTTCCTCACGCTCGTACCGTCAGCCGAACTCGTCCCGCCCGCCGCGATCGTCGCGTCGCTCCCCGTCGCGGCCATCTGTACCGACATCCTCGTCGTCAACAACGTCCGGGACGTGGAGGAGGACACCCGGACGGGCAAACGCACCCTCGCCGTGCGGTTCGGCTACGGCTTCTCGCGCGCCCAGTTCGTCCTCCTGCTGGGACTGGCCTACGCCGTCCCGGTCGCCCTCGCCGTCACGACGGACGATCTCGCCACCTTGCTTCCGCTCCTGACGCTCCCGTACGCCGCAACCCTGACTCGAACCGTCCTCACGGAGACCACCGGCGACGCGCTGAACCCGGCGCTCGAACGGAACGGGAAGCTCCTGGCGGCGTTCTCGGCGCTGTTCGCGATCGGGCTGGCGGTCTGA
- a CDS encoding dicarboxylate/amino acid:cation symporter, translating to MSSSATMDYWQRYRSIPIVYRIGVAFVLGSVFGLLVGQPATRLQPVGDLFVRLLSMLIVPIIVFTLLMGARRLSPSNLGKIGGQVVLVYAATSAIAVAIGLGVANLIDPGSGLQLGDAEAQTAEAPDIVEVILGIVPENPIGAMANGDVLPTIFFVVVFGLALALVQQETDSDDIRSGVEAFYDLAEAGAEAMFKVVWGVMEYGVVGVFALMAAVFGEAGADAIVPFALLILTLALAVTAHIVLVHLGAIVTLLVGESPTGFLRGGRDALITALSIRSSSGTLPVTMSNADENLQVEEEVYSFSLPLGATINMDGTALYQGVAAIFAANLVGVQLGLAEQFTVVAVAVLASVGAAGVPGTGLIMLTLVLTQLGLPLEVVGFVAGVDPILDRMRTMTNISGDLAVTTLVAKWNDAVDFTGGTWTPGDGEWAPLADD from the coding sequence ATGTCATCGAGTGCCACCATGGATTACTGGCAGCGGTATCGGTCGATCCCGATCGTCTACCGGATCGGCGTGGCGTTCGTGCTCGGATCGGTGTTCGGGCTGCTCGTCGGCCAGCCGGCGACGCGGCTCCAGCCGGTCGGCGACCTGTTCGTCCGGCTGTTGAGCATGCTCATCGTCCCGATCATCGTGTTCACGCTGCTGATGGGGGCCCGCCGGCTCAGCCCGAGCAACCTCGGGAAGATCGGCGGGCAGGTCGTGCTGGTGTACGCGGCCACCTCCGCCATCGCGGTCGCCATCGGGCTCGGCGTCGCGAACCTCATCGACCCCGGGAGCGGGCTCCAGCTGGGCGACGCCGAGGCGCAGACCGCCGAGGCGCCCGACATCGTCGAGGTGATCCTCGGCATCGTGCCGGAGAACCCCATCGGCGCGATGGCGAACGGGGACGTGCTGCCGACCATCTTCTTCGTCGTGGTGTTCGGACTGGCGCTCGCGCTGGTCCAGCAGGAGACCGACAGCGACGACATCCGGAGCGGCGTCGAGGCGTTCTACGACCTGGCGGAGGCCGGCGCCGAGGCAATGTTCAAGGTCGTCTGGGGCGTGATGGAGTACGGCGTCGTCGGCGTGTTCGCGCTGATGGCGGCTGTGTTCGGCGAGGCCGGCGCGGACGCGATCGTGCCGTTCGCCCTGCTCATCCTCACGCTCGCGCTCGCGGTGACGGCCCACATCGTGCTGGTCCACCTCGGCGCCATCGTCACCCTGCTCGTGGGGGAGTCGCCGACCGGCTTCCTCCGCGGCGGACGGGACGCGCTCATCACGGCGCTCAGCATCCGCTCGTCCAGCGGGACGCTCCCGGTGACGATGTCGAACGCGGACGAGAACCTCCAGGTCGAGGAGGAGGTGTACAGTTTCTCGCTGCCGCTCGGCGCGACCATCAACATGGACGGCACCGCGCTGTACCAGGGCGTCGCGGCCATCTTCGCGGCGAACCTCGTCGGCGTCCAGCTCGGGCTGGCAGAACAGTTCACGGTCGTCGCGGTCGCGGTGCTCGCCAGCGTCGGCGCGGCCGGCGTCCCCGGCACGGGGCTCATCATGCTCACGCTGGTGCTGACCCAGCTCGGCCTCCCGCTGGAGGTCGTCGGCTTCGTCGCCGGCGTCGACCCCATCCTCGACCGGATGCGGACGATGACGAACATCAGCGGCGACCTCGCGGTGACGACGCTCGTCGCCAAGTGGAACGACGCCGTGGACTTCACCGGCGGGACGTGGACCCCCGGCGACGGCGAGTGGGCTCCGCTCGCCGACGACTGA
- a CDS encoding MFS transporter has translation MSSLRSAVANVSRETALVIGLVSGSHVLNHMYLVLFPPILGILAADFDVTLAQLGFAIGVQAFVNTVFQLPYGYLADTRDRTLALGLCLGVGSLGVLVIAAAPSFEWVVAGQALIGLGVAGHHPSHFPLLADATPESTRARAFSVHGFAGNLGFAIPPVLITAVIALPGLTWRDAFALIGGVGLALGVLCIVALRLFVSASVRRPHREADDRTAASIGSRVRAGVDSILAAPGILGLGVFALVASTVMWGVTTYVVVLLTDGYGLGNGTANLALSASFVVGAGFVLVGGDLTDRFRPGPILIGSYLLVATFVFALASMVVPPLAAAVCAVLAGSVGSLAMPARDKLADALSARGDVGRNFAVITVGIMIGNAVAAPLFGTLIETNGLRTTFGTVGAFAVLSVVLVGALVSRVDPDGTDATTA, from the coding sequence GTGTCCTCGCTCAGAAGCGCCGTCGCGAACGTGTCCCGTGAGACCGCCCTCGTCATTGGCCTCGTCAGCGGCTCGCACGTTCTGAACCACATGTACCTGGTGCTGTTCCCGCCCATCCTCGGCATCCTCGCGGCGGACTTCGACGTGACCCTGGCCCAGCTCGGGTTCGCCATCGGCGTCCAGGCGTTCGTGAACACCGTCTTCCAGCTCCCGTACGGCTACCTCGCGGACACGCGCGACCGGACCCTGGCGCTCGGACTCTGTCTCGGCGTCGGCTCGCTCGGCGTCCTGGTCATCGCCGCGGCCCCGTCGTTCGAGTGGGTCGTCGCCGGGCAAGCGCTCATCGGCCTCGGCGTCGCCGGTCACCACCCCTCGCACTTCCCGCTGCTCGCCGACGCGACGCCGGAGTCGACCCGCGCCCGGGCGTTCAGCGTCCACGGCTTCGCCGGCAACCTCGGCTTCGCCATCCCGCCAGTGCTCATCACCGCGGTCATCGCGCTCCCCGGGCTGACGTGGCGCGACGCGTTCGCGCTCATCGGCGGCGTCGGCCTCGCGCTCGGGGTGCTCTGCATCGTGGCGCTCCGGCTGTTCGTCTCGGCCTCGGTCCGGCGACCCCACCGCGAAGCCGACGACCGTACCGCGGCGTCCATCGGTTCGCGAGTCCGGGCCGGCGTCGACTCGATACTCGCCGCGCCGGGCATCCTCGGGCTCGGCGTCTTCGCGCTCGTCGCCTCGACGGTGATGTGGGGCGTGACGACCTACGTCGTCGTGCTGCTGACTGACGGCTACGGGCTCGGAAACGGCACGGCGAACCTCGCCCTGTCGGCGTCGTTCGTCGTCGGCGCGGGGTTCGTCCTGGTCGGCGGCGACCTCACGGACCGATTCAGGCCCGGGCCGATCCTGATTGGGAGCTACCTGCTCGTCGCGACGTTCGTGTTCGCGCTCGCCTCGATGGTCGTCCCGCCGCTGGCCGCCGCCGTCTGTGCAGTCCTCGCGGGCAGCGTCGGCAGCCTCGCCATGCCCGCGCGGGACAAGCTCGCCGACGCGCTCTCGGCGCGCGGGGACGTCGGCCGGAACTTCGCCGTCATCACGGTCGGCATCATGATCGGCAACGCCGTCGCCGCGCCCCTGTTCGGCACCCTCATCGAGACGAACGGGCTCCGGACGACGTTCGGCACCGTCGGCGCCTTCGCGGTGCTCAGCGTCGTGCTCGTCGGGGCGCTCGTGAGCCGCGTCGACCCCGACGGAACCGACGCGACGACGGCGTAG
- a CDS encoding 1,4-dihydroxy-2-naphthoyl-CoA synthase: MNDTVSEIFDPDRWDPVDGSDEFDDITYHRAVDSPTVRIAFDRPEKRNAFRPGTVDELYAALDHARKQADVGCVLLTGNGPSQKDGGWAFCSGGDQSVRGESGYEYREDDEADEGDDPLVREAKAGRLHILEVQRLIRFMPKPVVAVVPGWAVGGGHSLHVVCDLTLASEEHAKFLQTDPDVASFDGGFGSAYLAKQVGQKKAREVFFRGKTYSAEEAVDMGMANEAIPHEDLETVALEWADEMTSKSPTAMRMLKYAFNMTDDGLVGQQVFSGEATRLAYMTPEAREGRDAFLEGREQDFSGFPWHY; this comes from the coding sequence ATGAACGACACCGTCTCCGAGATCTTCGACCCCGACCGGTGGGACCCGGTCGACGGGAGCGACGAGTTCGACGACATCACCTACCACCGCGCGGTCGACTCGCCGACCGTCCGGATCGCCTTCGACCGGCCGGAGAAGCGCAACGCGTTCCGGCCGGGCACGGTGGACGAACTGTACGCCGCGCTCGATCACGCCCGAAAGCAGGCCGACGTGGGCTGCGTCCTCCTCACCGGCAACGGCCCGTCGCAGAAGGACGGCGGCTGGGCGTTCTGTTCGGGGGGCGACCAGTCGGTCCGGGGCGAGTCGGGCTACGAGTACCGCGAGGACGACGAGGCGGACGAGGGGGACGACCCGCTCGTCCGGGAGGCGAAGGCCGGCCGCCTCCACATCCTCGAGGTACAGCGGCTCATCCGCTTCATGCCGAAGCCGGTCGTCGCGGTCGTTCCGGGCTGGGCGGTCGGCGGCGGCCACTCGCTGCACGTCGTCTGCGACCTCACGCTCGCCAGCGAGGAGCACGCGAAGTTCCTCCAGACGGACCCCGACGTCGCCAGTTTCGACGGCGGCTTCGGCTCGGCGTACCTCGCCAAGCAGGTGGGCCAGAAGAAGGCCCGCGAGGTGTTCTTCCGCGGGAAGACGTACTCGGCCGAGGAGGCGGTCGACATGGGGATGGCGAACGAGGCGATCCCACACGAAGACCTCGAGACCGTGGCGCTGGAGTGGGCCGACGAGATGACGAGCAAGTCGCCGACGGCGATGCGGATGCTGAAGTACGCGTTCAACATGACCGACGACGGCCTCGTCGGCCAGCAGGTGTTCTCGGGCGAGGCGACCCGGCTGGCGTACATGACGCCCGAGGCGCGGGAGGGCCGTGACGCGTTCCTCGAGGGCAGGGAGCAGGACTTCTCGGGGTTCCCCTGGCACTACTAA
- a CDS encoding outer membrane protein assembly factor BamB family protein: MVSRRNSLRFAGTGLFGLAGCLGTDASAAPTDTADGTPSPDASPTPRNSPTGTPHVGVEVDGAEPAWVRSLDGTVRTDPVAVDGRVAVVVGTTVHALDAETGETAWTFESPVSPDRDVDRPTASLREHGGTLYALVGVSFGTGASDHVLHALTPDGEEEWTYESGVGGFHDLVGFGDGAAVLATSDDAIGGAGSGGHPVLAVDLANGSERWRAESADGMGGSVGDEYAVVRGYGWVDCFDVATGERRFRFEPDGGRDVEATAVGDGRVFVGLRSGDDDPTLYALAADGSTDWSQSDRFVSSLRYVENLYVGGSAVARFGSDGSERWSYDGGGLLTDVPFDDDALYTNAGSRAVELDRETGEERWAADATDLAIPRARGADAVVSSDGQERAAFAHDIRTGDELWCASLPGEYPPDLVADDTGAYLVTALGGVVKVPL; encoded by the coding sequence ATGGTCTCCCGCAGGAACTCGCTTCGATTCGCCGGCACGGGGCTGTTCGGCCTCGCCGGCTGCCTCGGCACCGACGCAAGCGCCGCACCGACCGACACCGCGGACGGGACGCCCTCGCCGGACGCGAGTCCGACGCCACGGAACTCGCCGACCGGGACGCCACACGTCGGCGTCGAGGTCGACGGCGCGGAGCCGGCGTGGGTCCGCTCGCTCGACGGAACCGTCCGAACCGACCCCGTCGCGGTCGACGGCCGCGTCGCCGTCGTCGTCGGGACCACCGTCCACGCGCTGGACGCCGAAACCGGCGAGACGGCGTGGACGTTCGAATCGCCCGTCTCCCCCGATCGGGACGTCGACCGACCGACCGCCTCGCTCCGGGAGCACGGCGGGACGCTGTACGCGCTCGTCGGCGTCAGTTTCGGCACCGGTGCCAGCGATCACGTCCTCCACGCGCTGACGCCCGACGGGGAGGAGGAGTGGACCTACGAGTCGGGCGTCGGCGGCTTCCACGACCTCGTCGGCTTCGGCGACGGCGCGGCCGTGCTCGCGACGAGCGACGACGCCATTGGCGGCGCGGGCAGTGGTGGTCACCCGGTGCTCGCGGTGGATCTCGCGAACGGGAGCGAGCGCTGGCGGGCGGAGTCCGCCGACGGGATGGGCGGGAGCGTCGGCGACGAGTACGCGGTCGTCAGGGGGTACGGCTGGGTCGACTGCTTCGACGTGGCGACCGGCGAGCGCCGATTCCGGTTCGAACCGGACGGTGGGCGAGACGTGGAGGCGACGGCCGTCGGTGACGGACGAGTCTTCGTCGGCCTCCGGTCGGGCGACGACGACCCGACCCTGTACGCGCTGGCTGCGGACGGCTCGACGGACTGGTCGCAGTCCGACCGGTTCGTCAGTTCGCTCCGCTACGTCGAGAACCTCTACGTCGGCGGGAGCGCCGTCGCGCGGTTCGGCTCCGACGGGAGCGAGCGGTGGAGCTACGACGGCGGGGGACTCCTCACGGACGTCCCGTTCGACGACGACGCGCTGTACACGAACGCGGGGTCGCGGGCCGTCGAACTGGACCGCGAGACGGGCGAGGAACGCTGGGCCGCCGACGCGACCGACCTCGCCATCCCGCGCGCTCGCGGCGCCGACGCGGTCGTCTCGTCGGACGGGCAGGAACGGGCGGCGTTCGCCCACGACATCCGGACCGGCGACGAACTGTGGTGCGCCTCGCTGCCGGGCGAGTACCCGCCCGACCTCGTCGCGGACGACACCGGCGCGTACCTCGTCACCGCCCTCGGCGGCGTGGTGAAGGTGCCCCTGTAG
- a CDS encoding outer membrane protein assembly factor BamB family protein — translation MVSRRRTLHLLGAGLFGLGGCSERGENATPTRTPSPTGTATGTPTAATDTTSTGTPSPSGGGFEIDGATPDWERSIGERVHGDPVYADGHVVLAAGETVYGLDAETGETAWTFDPPVSIERRVERFDATFRVHDGTLYALVGVHFGLGGRDYRLSALRPDGTERWYHESELGGFHEFVGFRDGVVVLVTNDDEFQPDGQSVVAVDRGNGRERWRADTGDAFGGAVGSEVATVNAGDRVVDCFDLATGDRRFRFSPPGDDPSVASAVGDGPVFVALRRYDADGDDPTLYALSPVSGDEIWSLAVGSVTSLRLLDDLYVGGASVRRVGSDGSEVWRYDDGESVTGVPFDEGALYIDAESQVVKIDRGNGRELWTANATVASSPVAVGGDAVLSVGDSAVTARSVGDGVERWRAISDGEHLLDPMADATGAYLVTGHGGVVKVPF, via the coding sequence ATGGTCTCCCGACGACGTACCCTCCACCTGCTCGGCGCCGGACTGTTCGGGCTCGGCGGCTGTAGCGAACGCGGTGAGAACGCGACACCGACCCGAACGCCGTCACCGACGGGGACGGCGACCGGAACGCCGACTGCGGCCACCGACACGACCAGTACGGGAACTCCCAGTCCGTCGGGCGGGGGATTCGAGATCGACGGGGCGACCCCGGACTGGGAACGCTCGATCGGCGAGCGCGTTCACGGTGACCCGGTGTACGCGGACGGGCACGTCGTCCTCGCGGCCGGGGAGACCGTCTACGGACTCGACGCCGAGACGGGCGAGACCGCGTGGACGTTCGACCCGCCCGTCAGCATCGAACGGCGGGTCGAACGCTTCGACGCTACCTTTCGGGTCCACGACGGGACCCTCTACGCGCTCGTCGGCGTTCACTTCGGGCTCGGGGGACGGGACTACCGGCTGTCGGCGCTCCGACCCGACGGCACCGAACGCTGGTACCACGAGTCCGAACTCGGGGGCTTTCACGAGTTCGTCGGCTTTCGCGACGGCGTCGTCGTCCTCGTGACCAACGACGACGAGTTCCAGCCCGACGGTCAATCGGTGGTGGCCGTCGATCGCGGGAACGGCCGAGAGCGCTGGCGAGCCGACACTGGCGACGCGTTCGGGGGAGCAGTCGGTTCCGAGGTCGCCACCGTGAACGCCGGAGACAGGGTCGTCGACTGCTTCGACCTCGCGACCGGGGACCGTCGGTTCAGGTTTTCACCGCCCGGTGACGATCCTAGCGTCGCGAGCGCCGTCGGCGATGGGCCCGTCTTCGTCGCCCTTCGGCGATACGATGCCGACGGTGACGACCCGACGCTGTACGCCCTGAGCCCCGTCAGCGGCGACGAGATCTGGTCCCTCGCCGTTGGGTCGGTCACCTCGCTCCGTCTCCTCGACGATCTGTACGTCGGCGGGGCGAGCGTGCGACGGGTCGGGTCGGACGGGAGCGAGGTCTGGCGCTACGACGACGGCGAGTCCGTGACCGGCGTGCCCTTCGACGAGGGGGCGCTGTACATCGACGCGGAATCGCAGGTGGTCAAAATCGACCGGGGGAACGGCCGGGAACTGTGGACCGCGAACGCGACCGTAGCGTCGTCGCCGGTGGCGGTCGGTGGCGACGCCGTCCTCTCGGTCGGTGACTCGGCGGTCACCGCTCGCTCGGTCGGTGACGGGGTCGAACGCTGGCGTGCGATCAGCGACGGGGAGCACCTGCTCGACCCCATGGCGGATGCCACCGGCGCGTACCTCGTCACCGGCCACGGTGGCGTCGTGAAGGTCCCGTTCTAG
- a CDS encoding sodium-dependent transporter: MAAVGSAVGLGNIWRFPYEAATNGGAAFLLANFVAVLLIGLPAILAEFTIGRRAQRNVVDAFGRGGRAWKAAGALAAVTAFWIVSYYSVVGGWVLRYLIESPTGAYFGEPAAHFESVAVGLDAALYAAAFLLITVGIVAMGIERGIELATKIMVPAIVVLMGGLAVFAATLPGSGAGYEYFLAPDFGYLADNLVTLIPAAVGEVLFTLSLGSGIMITYASYVEDAESLVADGGAIVVVNTLVGYLAGLIVFPLLFAQGVEPGEAGAGAIFVSIANAFQSLPAGELFGVVFYFVILIAALSSSISLLEIPTAYFVDNFDAGRPVVAGALGTGAFLLGVPTALDQATFEFFDSFASEVMLPTGLFLVTVFVGWVYGREAMDELGEGVREQFLPRAWLWYVRIVVFLAVAMTLVLSVTSFAGIELF, encoded by the coding sequence ATGGCAGCCGTCGGGAGCGCCGTGGGCCTGGGGAACATCTGGCGGTTCCCGTACGAGGCGGCGACCAACGGCGGGGCGGCGTTCCTCCTCGCCAACTTCGTCGCCGTGCTCCTCATCGGGCTCCCGGCGATTCTCGCGGAGTTCACCATCGGGCGGCGTGCACAGCGCAACGTCGTCGACGCCTTCGGGCGCGGCGGGCGCGCCTGGAAGGCGGCCGGCGCGCTCGCGGCCGTCACGGCGTTCTGGATCGTGTCCTACTACAGCGTCGTGGGCGGCTGGGTCCTGCGGTACCTGATCGAGAGCCCGACCGGCGCCTACTTCGGCGAACCGGCGGCCCACTTCGAGAGCGTCGCCGTCGGCCTCGACGCGGCGCTCTACGCGGCGGCGTTCCTGCTCATCACGGTCGGCATCGTGGCGATGGGGATCGAACGCGGCATCGAACTCGCGACGAAGATCATGGTGCCAGCCATCGTCGTCCTGATGGGCGGGCTCGCCGTCTTCGCCGCGACGCTGCCGGGTTCGGGCGCCGGCTACGAGTACTTCCTCGCCCCCGACTTCGGCTACCTCGCCGACAACCTCGTCACGCTCATCCCCGCCGCGGTCGGGGAAGTGCTGTTCACGCTGTCGCTCGGCTCGGGCATCATGATCACTTACGCGTCGTACGTCGAGGACGCCGAGAGCCTCGTCGCCGACGGGGGCGCGATCGTCGTCGTGAATACGCTCGTCGGCTACCTCGCCGGCCTCATCGTCTTCCCGCTGCTGTTCGCACAGGGCGTCGAACCCGGCGAGGCCGGGGCCGGGGCCATCTTCGTCAGCATCGCCAACGCCTTTCAGTCGCTCCCCGCCGGGGAACTGTTCGGCGTGGTGTTCTACTTCGTGATCCTCATCGCCGCGCTCTCGTCGTCGATCAGCCTCCTCGAGATCCCGACGGCGTACTTCGTCGACAACTTCGACGCCGGCCGGCCGGTGGTCGCCGGCGCCCTCGGAACCGGGGCGTTCCTGCTGGGCGTCCCCACGGCGCTTGACCAGGCGACGTTCGAGTTCTTCGACTCGTTCGCGAGCGAGGTCATGCTGCCGACGGGCTTGTTCCTGGTGACGGTGTTCGTCGGCTGGGTGTACGGTCGCGAGGCGATGGACGAGCTCGGCGAGGGCGTCCGCGAACAGTTCTTGCCACGGGCATGGCTCTGGTACGTCCGGATCGTCGTGTTCCTCGCGGTGGCGATGACGCTCGTGCTCAGCGTCACCTCGTTCGCCGGAATCGAACTGTTCTGA